The genome window GCACACTCCGCCGTTCGCAGAATCGCCCCGACGTTATGCGGGTCGGTCAGGTGATCCAGCACGACGAACAACGACGGCTCGTCTCGCTTACGCTGCGCCAGCACTTGGTCGAGCGTTGCGTAGGCGAACGGCTCCGCCAGCGCCACAACGCCTTGGTGGGCGCGAAACGGGATGCGCGTAAAGAACTCGCGCGGTTCGAACGCGACCTCGAGGTCCTCCTCGGCCGCTCGGGCTAAAAGATCGCGCACGGCCGGATCCCGTCGCCGGTCTTCGGCCACGTGCAGCTCGCGGAGGCGTTCGCCGGCGGCCAGCGCCTCGGCGACGGTATGAATCCCGTACAGCGCGTCGTCCAGGTCGAACGGCGGCCGGGGAAGGCGGCGCCGGTTTATCCCGCGGCGGTCCACGTCGTTCCGTCCTTCGAATCTTTGAGCACGACGCCGCACATCGCGAGCACGTCGCGCAGTCGATCCGACTCCGCCCAGTTCTTATCCGCCCGCGCTCGGCTTCGTAATACAACGATGCGCTCGACCGCAGCCTGGCGCGACGCCCCATCGACGAGCGCCAAGAGGTCGGATGGAAGTCGGTCGATCAAATCCGACGGCAGTTCGATCGGCGCTTCGTTGAGCCAGCGATCGTCGGGTGCGAGACCGATCAGCGTCAACAGATAGGCGAACTCATAGGCGGTCGACGCCGAACCGGCTCTGGCTGCGGTCGCTTCGGCATTGGAGGCAAAGTCCAAGATTACCGCCAGCGCCGCGGACGTGTTCATGTCTTCGTCGAGTTCGGCCTCGACGCGCTGCACGTAGCCGGTCGCATGCAGATCCGTCGGTTCCGGTTTGCCCGCGGCCATTAGCAAACGATAGGCCTTCTTCACTTGGCGCAACGTCACGGCCGCCGCACCGACGGACTCTTCGGTAAAGTTCTTGACCTTCGAGTAACTGGTTTGCAACAACGATAACCGGATGGCCAGCGGATCGTGCCGTTCGAGCAAGTCCGATAGCGGTTCGTAGTTGCCTAGCGACTTCGACATTTTCTTGTTTTCGAACAATAACAGCCCGCCGTGGAGCCACATATTGGCCATCGGCGGATGCGGCATTAACGGTTCGCTCTGCGCGATCTCGTTCTCGTGATGCGGAAAAATCAAATCGGCTCCGCCGCCGTGAATGTCGAATCCCAGCCCTTCCGGGTCCAGCAACGCCCGCGACATCGCCGAGCACTCGATGTGCCATCCGGGACGTCCGTCGCCGTACGGCGCGAACGGCCATTTGGGCTCGCGCGGCTTGGCAAATTTCCATAGCGCGAAATCGAGCGGATCGTCTTTTGCTTCGTCGACTTCGACGCGTGCGCCGGACTCGAGCTCGCCGATGTTGCGATTCGAAAGCGCCCCGTAGCGTGCGAACGACGACACCCGGTAATAGATTCCGTCGCGCGCAACGTAAGCGTGATTCGCCGCGATCAACCCTTCGATCGCCGCTTGGATCTCGGCGATGTAGTGCGTCGCATACGGCTCCTGATCGAACTCCATCACGCCCAGCTTGCGCATCGACGCTTTAAAATCGGCGTAGTTGCGATCGATGATTGCGTGATAATCTTCGCCGTTTGCGTTGCCTTCGGCGATGCTTCGATCGTCGATGTCGGTGACGTTTTGCACGTACGTCACCGCGTACCCGCGATGGGTTAGATACCGCCGCAACAGATCGAAAAAAAGAAACGAGCGCGCGTGTCCAAGGTGTGCCCGCGCCGACGGCGTGAGACCGCAAACGTAGATCCGGGCTTGGCCGTCGCGGAGCGGCGCGAACGTTTCGACCGTTCGCGTCCGTGA of Candidatus Tumulicola sp. contains these proteins:
- the rlmB gene encoding 23S rRNA (guanosine(2251)-2'-O)-methyltransferase RlmB codes for the protein MDRRGINRRRLPRPPFDLDDALYGIHTVAEALAAGERLRELHVAEDRRRDPAVRDLLARAAEEDLEVAFEPREFFTRIPFRAHQGVVALAEPFAYATLDQVLAQRKRDEPSLFVVLDHLTDPHNVGAILRTAECAGANAMILPDRRSASINATVRKAAAGAAARVPVARVGNLAVAVRTLKKAGIWVVGADAGAPTAMNEGDLDRDLAIVVGAEGDGLSQLVRRECDYLLRIPMKGKLGSLNASVATGILLFETLRQRRQAVRAT
- the cysS gene encoding cysteine--tRNA ligase; protein product: MELGNLKLYNSRTRTVETFAPLRDGQARIYVCGLTPSARAHLGHARSFLFFDLLRRYLTHRGYAVTYVQNVTDIDDRSIAEGNANGEDYHAIIDRNYADFKASMRKLGVMEFDQEPYATHYIAEIQAAIEGLIAANHAYVARDGIYYRVSSFARYGALSNRNIGELESGARVEVDEAKDDPLDFALWKFAKPREPKWPFAPYGDGRPGWHIECSAMSRALLDPEGLGFDIHGGGADLIFPHHENEIAQSEPLMPHPPMANMWLHGGLLLFENKKMSKSLGNYEPLSDLLERHDPLAIRLSLLQTSYSKVKNFTEESVGAAAVTLRQVKKAYRLLMAAGKPEPTDLHATGYVQRVEAELDEDMNTSAALAVILDFASNAEATAARAGSASTAYEFAYLLTLIGLAPDDRWLNEAPIELPSDLIDRLPSDLLALVDGASRQAAVERIVVLRSRARADKNWAESDRLRDVLAMCGVVLKDSKDGTTWTAAG